From Hoplias malabaricus isolate fHopMal1 chromosome 11, fHopMal1.hap1, whole genome shotgun sequence, a single genomic window includes:
- the LOC136709247 gene encoding extracellular calcium-sensing receptor-like, with protein MFLVSYLFLFTAFLLFIASPASDSCQLWGHFKLNGMHKDGGLILGGLFAVHFLTVFPELNFTSEPEQPYCEKFDMAGFQQVQTMAFAIEEINRNPNILPNITLGYHLYDNCVKLAVAFRAATALLSGTDESISSSDCSGYAPVLGIVGDPGSTHSIAISSVLGLFRVPMVSYFATCSCLSDRHKYPSFFRTIPNDAFQVRAIVQILKRFGWTWVGLVYSDDDYGINAAHEFHYDVQVQLSGCVAYSEMLPRDNNRRDIRRIVDVIKTSTARVVVAVSTGAYLVPLMDEVALRNVTERQWIASEAWATSPIFLTQRLLPYLGGTLGIAIRRGEIQGLREFLLQLRPDSDPKNNMVRNFWEEMFGCTFDSEGTQFKAEGERKMCTGEEDISNTNTAYTDMSQLRASYNVYKAVYALAHALHDFKSCEEGRGPFNDHGCKIIQTLQPWQVVHYLQKVNFTIGFGDHVSFDENGNALAIYDVMNWQPKKDGSIMVHTVGMVYESVLADQVLTLNEHALFWNFETKQAPRSVCSEGCPLGTRKARMSGMPICCFDCLPCADGEISNATDSIKCTECPEEFWSSPEKDRCVPKEVEFLSYEEPLGISLTTASLFGSAFCAGVLGVFAYHRHTPVVRANNSELSFLLLLSLKLCFMCALLFIGKPQLWTCQLRHVVFGISFVLSVSSILVKTMVVVAAFHSSQPGGQSAMKWFGVAQQRGTVLVLTALQVAICTVWLSTASPTPHKNTHYISSKIVYECAVGSVLWFATLLCYIGLLAAVSFLLAFLARNLPDNFNEAKYITFSMLIFCAVWITFVPAYISSPGKYAVAVEVFAILASSFGLLVAIFAPKCYIILLHPERNTKKAVMSRVTKKKKL; from the exons ATGTTCCTTGTTTCATACCTGTTTCTATTCACAGCCTTCCTTTTGTTCATTGCTTCACCAGCCTCAGACTCCTGTCAGCTCTGGGGGCACTTCAAGCTGAATGGGATGCACAAGGATGGAGGCCTGATTCTGGGTGGTCTGTTTGCAGTCCACTTCCTTACTGTTTTCCCAGAGCTTAACTTCACCAGTGAACCGGAACAACCCTACTGTGAAAA GTTTGATATGGCAGGTTTCCAGCAGGTACAAACTATGGCTTTTGCTATTGAAGAGATCAACAGAAATCCCAACATACTGCCCAACATTACTCTAGGATACCACCTGTATGATAACTGTGTGAAGCTGGCGGTTGCATTCCGGGCAGCCACAGCCCTGCTCAGTGGCACAGATGAATCCATTTCCAGCTCAGACTGCTCTGGATATGCCCCAGTACTTGGGATAGTTGGGGACCCAGGATCAACTCACTCAATTGCTATCTCTAGTGTGCTGGGACTTTTTCGAGTGCCCATG GTGAGCTATTTTGCCACATGCTCCTGTCTCAGTGATCGGCATAAGTACCCCTCCTTCTTCAGGACCATCCCAAATGATGCCTTCCAAGTGCGTGCCATTGTTCAGATCCTAAAGCGATTTGGCTGGACCTGGGTGGGCCTGGTCTATAGTGATGATGACTATGGGATCAATGCTGCACATGAATTTCACTACGATGTACAGGTGCAGCTCAGCGGCTGTGTGGCCTACTCCGAAATGTTACCAAGGGACAACAATCGCAGAGACATAAGGCGCATTGTCGACGTGATTAAAACCTCCACAGCAAGAGTGGTGGTGGCAGTCTCCACTGGGGCCTACCTAGTGCCACTTATGGATGAAGTGGCTCTAAGAAATGTGACTGAAAGACAGTGGATTGCCAGTGAGGCCTGGGCTACTTCACCCATCTTCCTCACTCAGCGTCTTCTGCCTTACCTTGGGGGAACACTCGGGATTGCCATCCGCCGTGGGGAGATCCAGGGACTCAGGGAGTTCCTGCTTCAGCTGCGCCCTGACAGTGATCCCAAAAACAACATGGTACGGAACTTCTGGGAGGAGATGTTTGGGTGTACATTTGATTCTGAAGGCACTCAGTTCAAAGCAGAAGGGGAAAGGAAAATGTGCACAGGAGAAGAAGACatcagcaacacaaacacagcatacACTGATATGTCTCAGCTAAGGGCTTCTTATAATGTGTATAAAGCTGTTTATGCTCTGGCACATGCTCTACATGACTTTAAAAGTTGTGAAGAGGGAAGGGGGCCTTTTAATGACCATGGATGCAAAATCATACAAACCCTTCAGCCGTGGCAG GTTGTCCATTACTTGCAGAAAGTGAACTTCACTATTGGATTTGGGGACCATGTATCCTTTGATGAGAATGGCAATGCTTTGGCTATTTATGATGTCATGAACTGGCAGCCAAAAAAAGACGGGTCAATCATGGTCCATACAGTTGGCATGGTATATGAGTCTGTGCTTGCAGATCAAGTCCTGACGCTCAATGAGCATGCACTATTTTGGAACTTTGAAACAAAACAA GCACCCAGGTCTGTGTGTAGTGAAGGTTGCCCTCTTGGGACCAGAAAAGCCAGAATGAGTGGCATGCCCATCTGCTGCTTTGACTGTCTGCCCTGTGCAGATGGAGAAATCAGCAATGCAACAG ATTCTATTAAGTGCACTGAATGCCCTGAAGAATTCTGGTCAAGCCCAGAAAAGGATCGCTGTGTTCCTAAAGAGGTGGAATTTCTGTCATATGAAGAACCACTGGGTATTTCCTTGACAACAGCCTCTCTGTTTGGCTCTGCCTTCTGCGCAGGAGTTCTGGGAGTATTTGCATATCACAGACACACTCCTGTCGTTCGGGCCAACAACTCAGAACTAagttttctgctgctgctgtcacTCAAACTGTGCTTCATGTGTGCACTTCTGTTCATTGGGAAACCCCAGCTCTGGACATGCCAGCTGAGGCATGTGGTGTTTGGCATAAGTTTTGTACTGAGTGTGTCCAGCATCCTGGTCAAGACCATGGTGGTGGTAGCTGCATTTCATTCATCTCAACCAGGAGGCCAAAGTGCCATGAAGTGGTTTGGAGTGGCCCAACAGAGAGGGACAGTGCTGGTGCTCACAGCCCTCCAGGTGGCTATATGTACTGTCTGGCTGTCTACAGCATCTCCAACTCCCCATAAAAACACCCACTACATAAGTTCCAAAATTGTATACGAGTGTGCTGTGGGTTCGGTGCTGTGGTTTGCGACTCTCCTGTGCTACATTGGTCTGCTGGCTGCTGTGAGTTTCCTGCTGGCCTTTTTGGCAAGGAACCTTCCTGATAATTTCAATGAAGCTAAATATATCACCTTCAGCATGCTCATATTCTGTGCCGTGTGGATCACATTTGTACCTGCGTACATCAGCTCTCCAGGGAAGTATGCTGTGGCCGTAGAGGTCTTTGCTATTTTAGCCTCTAGTTTTGGACTGCTGGTGGCCATATTTGCCCCAAAGTGCTACATCATCCTCTTACATCCTGAGAGGAACACAAAAAAGGCTGTTATGAGCCGAGTAACAAAGAAGAAAAAGCTATAg